CGCGCCCAGAGTGTGGTGCAGTTCTCCCCCTCTCCCGCTTGCGGGAGAGGGGGCCGGGGGGAGAGGGCAGCCGGGGACTGCACGGCCCTCTCCGAAGCGCTCCGACCTGCCTTGGGATGTTTCCGTGCTTCCGCCGACCGCCTAAGCTGCCTGCCGCTGCTCGGCAAGCGTGCCCTGCCCGAACGGCGTCCCCGTGGCGGCTTCGATGGCCTCGACCACGGCGCGGGCGATGCGCGGCTGTTCCTTGATCGCCGCCCAGTTCTCGCGGACGAACTCCTTGAGGTTGCGCGCCTTGCGGTTCATGCGGATCTCGGCGGTGTCGCCCACGCGCGGCCCCACGGTGCGCACGAACTCCAGCATGGCCTCGTGCTCGCCCGCGGGTGCGGGTGCCGGCTGGGGCGCGGCGCGTGTGGATGTGCGGGTGCTGGCGGGAAGCACGTCCACCGGAAGCTCGGGCGGGTCCCAGCGGAACGACGAGCCATCGCGCGTCTTGCCGCGGAACCGGCCGCCCTCGTGCACGCGGGCGAAGGTCTCGTCGAGCGTGTACAGGTAGCGCCCGATGCCCCACTGCACGGCGGCGCGCTTCATGGCGCCGGAAAGGCCGCCCTTCACGCCCTCGACGTCGGTGTTCTCGGCGCCGTCGTACTTGGTGACCCACTCGCCGCCCACGCGCACGGAAAGGCCGCAGACCACGCCGCCGTCCGGGCCGGGGGCGAACTCGTTGCGCCAGTTCTCCGGCCCCACCACGTTGTCCAGCCGGGCCTGGATGGCGCGGTTGGTGACGTAGGGAACGCAGATGGCCCACACGCGGCCGTTCTTTTCGCCTGCGGTCTGCACCCGCCACTCGATGGCGTCGGGCTCGAAGAAGTCCTGAAGCGCCTTGAAGTCGATCTCCACCATCGGGTTACCCTCCACGCTCTCGTAGCACCGGCCGCCACCGCGCGGCCGGACCCGCTCATCCTGCTACGGAATCTATTCGGGTTTTGTTCGGGCGTCAAGGGAGGGGAGGGGCAACGACGAGCGCGGGGCAGACCGGACCTGCGTCTGCCCCGCCGTGACCTTCATGACCGTGATTGCGTAGTTACCGCTGTTCCCGCCGCACGCGCACCGGCGCATCCAGCCGCACCGTGGCCGAGGAGCCTGCGGGGATCACCGCGTCGATGTCCTGGCCGCCGATGGCCACCGCCGTCCCCGCCGCCGCGCCGACGACGGCGCCACGGACCGTGCTCCGCCGGTCGCCGCCCAGCACCCGGCCCGCCACGCCGCCCACGACGGCGCCGCCGCCGATGGTCGCCGCCTTGCGCCCGGCGCTCTGCCGGCTGCGCCGCTGCACGCCGGGCTCACCCACCACCGTCACGTCGATGGGGTACGTCTCCCCGTTGTGGCGGATGGAGGTGAAGGTCACCGCCAGGTCCGTCCCGCGTGTCACGTTGCCCGACGGGCGCGCCCGGGTCACCCGGCCGCGCACCGTGGCGCCCGCGGGGATCACCGTGCGCCCCTCGCTGTCCGTCAGCGACTCGGAGAGCGTGGCGGTGAAGGTGTCGCCCACGCCCATCGTCCGCGTGCTCACCTGCTGGTTGAAGCTCACGCCGAAGGTGCTGCCGCTGGGCGCCGTGCGCGTCACGTAGCTGGGGCCCGAGGACCCTCGCTCCGCCGGGGCTTTTGCGCTGCTCCGGGGCTGGCTGCGCTCGGCGGCCGGCGCGGGCTGGCCGGCCGGCTGCGGCGCGGGGGCGGGCGCCGCGAACGACAGGGGCCGCGGCGTGGCCAGCGAGTCCACCGGCGGGCCGTCCTCGCCCCGCACCTCGATGGTGGTGTCGGGGGTGATGGCGGCCAGGCTCAGGTCGCGCTCCAGCGCTCGGCGCTCCAGCACGGCGCGCTCGGAGGTGTCCTCTCCCTGGCCGCAGGCGACCAACAGGGAGGACAGCGGCAGCGCCAGGGCCAGGGCGGCAGCGAGTGTCTTGTGAGTCATGAAACGGCTCCTTCGTCAGGTCATTGCTTGTGTTTCGGCCAGGGCGACCCTAAGCTCAGGTTCCGCGTCAGCCCCCCGATTGCCGGGTTACAAGGGCAACGCCCGTACCCAATGGTCCATGAAGGCGCTCAAGGCACTCGTTCCCTACCTCCGGCGCTATCGCCTGTCCATCGCGCTGGGGCTGCTGGCCGTCGTGGCCGCCAACGGCGTGGCCGCCCTCAGCCTGGAGGCCATCAAGCACGGCGTCGACGCGCTCAGCGAGCCAGGCGCCACCCGCAACGACGTGGCGCGATGGGCCGCCATCTCGGTGGGGCTGGCCCTGCTGACGGGGCTGGGACGCTTCTGGATGCGCGACATCCTGAACGGCACCAGCCGCCGGGTGGAGGCCGACCTGCGCGACGACTTCTTCGCGCACCTGCTGACGCTGGACGCGTCGTTCTACGCCCGGCACCCCACGGGCGAGATCATGTCGCGCGCGACCAACGACATCCAGGCCGTGCGGATGGTGGCGGGTCCGGCGTACATGTACCTGGTCAACACGCTCGTCTTCGGGGTGATCGCCGTGGTGCGGATGGCGTGGATCGACCCGTGGATGACCTTCATCTCCCTGGTCCCCATGCTCCTGCTGCCGCCGGTGACCGTAGGCTTCGGGCGGATCATCCACGACCGCTTCACCCGCATCCAGGAGCAGATCGGCCTGCTGTCCACGATGGCGCAGGAGAACCTGGCCGGGCAGCGCATCGTCAAGGCGTATGGGCAGGAGGCGCCCCAGTCCGCGCGCTTCCGCGAGCTTTCGGCCGAGGCGATGCGCCGCAACGTGGAGCTGGCGCGCACGTCGGGGCTCTTCTATCCCAGCCTGGGGCTGCTCGCCGGGCTGGCCATGGCCGTCGCCCTGCTGGCGGGCGGGCGCGCCATCCTGGCCGGGCGCATCACCATCGGCGACTTCGTGCTGTTCGTGCTGTACCTGGGGCAGCTCGCCTGGCCCATGATCGCCCTGGGGTGGGTGACCAACCTGTTCCAGCGGGGCGCCGCCTCCATGGCCCGCGTCTCGGAAGTTCTCGGAGCCGAGCCGCGGGTGCGCGACGCCCCCGATGCCGCGGCGCCGGAGTCCATCCGCGGCGAGATCGAGTTCCGCGGCGTGTCGTTCCGCTATCCCGGCGCCGACCGCGACGTGCTTCGCGACATCAGCTTCCTCGTTCCGGCCGGCTCCACCGTGGCCGTGGTGGGGCCCACCGGCTCGGGCAAATCCACGCTGGTGTCGCTGCTGGCCCGCCTGTTCGACCCCACCGGCGGTGCGGTGACGGTGGATGGCGTGCCGGTGGACCGCTGGCCCCTGGCGCGGCTGCGGCACGCCGTGGCCCTGGTGCCGCAGGATACCTTTCTGTT
This DNA window, taken from Longimicrobium sp., encodes the following:
- a CDS encoding ABC transporter ATP-binding protein, with protein sequence MKALKALVPYLRRYRLSIALGLLAVVAANGVAALSLEAIKHGVDALSEPGATRNDVARWAAISVGLALLTGLGRFWMRDILNGTSRRVEADLRDDFFAHLLTLDASFYARHPTGEIMSRATNDIQAVRMVAGPAYMYLVNTLVFGVIAVVRMAWIDPWMTFISLVPMLLLPPVTVGFGRIIHDRFTRIQEQIGLLSTMAQENLAGQRIVKAYGQEAPQSARFRELSAEAMRRNVELARTSGLFYPSLGLLAGLAMAVALLAGGRAILAGRITIGDFVLFVLYLGQLAWPMIALGWVTNLFQRGAASMARVSEVLGAEPRVRDAPDAAAPESIRGEIEFRGVSFRYPGADRDVLRDISFLVPAGSTVAVVGPTGSGKSTLVSLLARLFDPTGGAVTVDGVPVDRWPLARLRHAVALVPQDTFLFSASIEENLALGFDEADEASRLARVRAAAAVARLDETVSEFPGGYATVLGERGINLSGGQKQRAALARAVARDAPILVLDDALSAVDTHTEHEILDGLKQVFAGRTSVIVSHRVAAVMDADLILVLDDGRLAERGTHAELLRAGGLYAALQRRQMLEAQVEGDDLLAAASGGV
- a CDS encoding Rad52/Rad22 family DNA repair protein — protein: MVEIDFKALQDFFEPDAIEWRVQTAGEKNGRVWAICVPYVTNRAIQARLDNVVGPENWRNEFAPGPDGGVVCGLSVRVGGEWVTKYDGAENTDVEGVKGGLSGAMKRAAVQWGIGRYLYTLDETFARVHEGGRFRGKTRDGSSFRWDPPELPVDVLPASTRTSTRAAPQPAPAPAGEHEAMLEFVRTVGPRVGDTAEIRMNRKARNLKEFVRENWAAIKEQPRIARAVVEAIEAATGTPFGQGTLAEQRQAA